The Solanum lycopersicum chromosome 9, SLM_r2.1 genome window below encodes:
- the EIN2 gene encoding ethylene-insensitive protein 2 isoform X1, translated as MESETLTREYRQPSMLQRVLSASVPMLLIAVGYVDPGKWAAMVDGGARFGFDLVMLVLLFNFAAILCQYLSACIALVTDRDLAQICSEEYDKVTCIFLGIQAEVSMIALDLTMVLGTAHGLNVVFGVDLFSCVFLTATGAILFPLLASLFDNGSAKFLCIGWASSVLLSYVFGVVITLPETPFSIGGVLNKFSGESAFALMSLLGASIMPHNFYLHSSIVQQGKESTELSRGALCQDHFFAIVFIFSGIFLVNYAAMNSAANVSYSTGLLLLTFQDTLSLLDQVFRSSVAPFTIMLVTFISNQVTPLTWDLGRQAVVHDLFGMDIPGWLHHVTIRVISIVPALYCVWSSGAEGLYQLLILTQVVVALVLPSSVIPLFRVASSRSIMGIHKISQLMEFLSLGTFIGLLGLKIIFVIEMIFGNSDWVNNLKWNIGSSVSTPYVFLLIAASLCLCLMLWLAVTPLKSASSRFDAQAFLQTHVPEPYSECNQLGAINAMFGLVEGSSQKQEGAFHVEKSLVTHPDLSTKDPDQLLPESLLDFEKVHQLATIDESKSETTFSAPAVVHPEVPVSAGASPSVKSVCNEVSGVVSVDTSVFNTETVDVAEKTLRIEGDMANDRDDGDSWEEPEEAIKGVSENAQSFISDGPGSYKSLSGKLEDTGSGTGSLSRLAGLGRAARRQLTEALNEFWGQLFDYHGMATAEAKSKKLDIILGLDSKMNPKPAPASLKVESSAYIPSGSARIPEPLINSHVYSPKQQFASNIVDSAYRVPKEPSSTSSMWSNHMKLVGAYVQSSNSNMLDSGERRYSSMRIPATSAGYDQQPATVHGYQITAYLNQLAKERGSDYLNGQLESPSPRSVSSLTSNYAEPLARVSGQKPQSGVSSRAPPGFGNVPVGRNNSMQPTNTTSVDHSSTETAESVAGSANSKKYYSLPDISGRYVPRQDSIVSDARAQWYNSMGFGQSGGRSTYEQAYMSGSLRAGGPQRYEHSPKVCRDAFSLQYSSNSGNGSLWSRQPFEQFGVAGKPDVGSGDHGTVLSSSAQESTSTVDLEAKLLQSFRSCIVKLLKLEGSEWLFRQDDGADEDLIGRIAAREKFLYEAETREISRLTNIGESHFSSNRKPGSAPKPEEMDYTKFLVMSVPHCGEGCVWKVDLIISFGVWCIHRILELSLMESRPELWGKYTYVLNRLQGIVDLAFSKPHSPTSHCFCLQIPAGRQQKASPPPISNGNLPPQAKQGRGKCTTAAMLLEMIKDVETAISCRKGRTGTAAGDVAFPKGKENLASVLKRYKRRLSNKPVGNQEVAGVAGPRKVTLSASSPPFVL; from the exons ATGGAGTCTGAAACTCTGACTAGAGAATATAGGCAGCCCAGCATGCTTCAGCGAGTACTTTCTGCTTCTGTGCCAATGCTGTTGATTGCAGTTGGCTATGTTGATCCTGGGAAATGGGCTGCAATGGTTGATGGAGGAGCCCGATTTGGGTTTGATTTGGTCATGCTAGTACTCTTGTTCAATTTTGCTGCCATTCTGTGCCAGTATCTGTCTGCTTGTATAGCCTTGGTTACAGACCGAGATCTTGCGCAG ATTTGCAGTGAAGAATATGACAAAGTTACATGCATATTCCTAGGAATTCAAGCTGAGGTTTCGATGATTGCTTTGGACCTCACAATG GTTTTGGGCACTGCCCATGGGCTTAATGTTGTGTTTGGAGTTGACCTGTTTAGCTGTGTTTTCCTGACTGCAACCGGTGCCATTTTGTTTCCACTGCTTGCTTCTCTCTTT GACAATGGCAGTGCAAAATTCTTATGTATTGGCTGGGCAAGCTCTGTACTGCTCTCTTATGTTTTTGGAGTGGTTATAACTCTACCTGAAACTCCATTCTCCATTGGTGGTGTGCTGAATAAGTTTAGTGGAGAGAGTGCATTTGCATTGATGAGTCTTCTTGGAGCAAGTATTATGCCTCACAATTTTTACCTCCATTCTTCTATTGTACAG CAAGGTAAGGAATCAACAGAGCTTTCCAGGGGAGCTCTGTGTCAGGACCATTTTTTTGCCATTGTTTTCATATTCAGTGGCATTTTCCTGGTCAACTATGCCGCGATGAATTCAGCAGCGAATGTGTCTTACAGTACTGGCCTTTTGTTGCTGACATTTCAGGACACATTGTCATTGCTCGATCAG GTTTTCAGAAGCTCAGTTGCACCATTCACCATAATGCTGGTTACATTTATTTCCAATCAAGTTACACCACTAACTTGGGATCTTGGTAGACAAGCAGTTGTGCATGACTTATTTGGAATGGACATCCCAGGCTGGCTTCATCATGTGACGATCAGAGTTATTTCCATTGTCCCAGCTCTTTATTGTGTATGGAGTTCAGGAGCTGAAGGCCTATATCAGTTACTTATACTGACACAGGTTGTGGTGGCTCTTGTCCTTCCATCTTCTGTCATACCCCTGTTCAGAGTTGCTTCTTCCAGATCAATTATGGGTATCCACAAAATTTCTCAGTTAATGGAGTTCTTATCTCTTGGCACATTTATTGGCTTACTTGGCCTAAAGATTATATTTGTCATAGAGATGATATTTGGAAATAGTGATTGGGTTAATAATTTGAAGTGGAATATTGGGAGTAGTGTGTCTACTCCATATGTTTTTCTCCTCATCGCAGCCTCTTTATGTCTTTGTCTGATGCTGTGGTTAGCAGTTACTCCTCTGAAATCTGCAAGTTCCAGGTTCGATGCTCAGGCGTTTCTGCAAACGCATGTGCCTGAGCCATATTCAGAGTGTAATCAACTTGGTGCGATTAATGCTATGTTTGGTCTAGTAGAAGGATCCTCCCAAAAGCAAGAAGGTGCATTTCATGTGGAAAAATCCTTGGTAACCCATCCAGATTTATCAACTAAAGATCCTGATCAACTCTTGCCAGAATCTCTCTTGGATTTTGAAAAGGTCCATCAGTTGGCTACTATTGATGAGAGCAAATCTGAAACAACATTTTCAGCTCCTGCTGTCGTTCATCCTGAGGTACCTGTATCAGCAGGAGCAAGTCCCAGTGTGAAAAGTGTTTGTAATGAGGTTTCTGGTGTTGTATCAGTGGATACCAGTGTCTTCAATACTGAAACTGTGGATGTCGCAGAGAAGACTCTCAGAATTGAAGGGGACATGGCAAATGACAGGGATGATGGAGATTCGTGGGAAGAGCCTGAAGAGGCAATCAAAGGAGTATCTGAGAACGCTCAATCTTTTATTTCTGATGGTCCGGGGTCATACAAAAGTCTAAGTGGAAAACTAGAGGACACGGGGAGTGGTACAGGAAGTCTATCAAGATTAGCAGGTCTTGGTCGTGCAGCTAGGAGGCAGTTAACAGAAGCTCTAAATGAGTTTTGGGGGCAGCTTTTTGATTACCATGGCATGGCAACAGCAGAAGCGAAGTCCAAGAAACTGGATATAATACTTGGTCTGGATTCAAAGATGAATCCAAAACCTGCCCCTGCATCATTAAAAGTTGAAAGCAGTGCGTATATTCCATCGGGGAGTGCAAGGATACCAGAGCCTCTGATCAACTCGCATGTGTACTCTCCCAAGCAGCAATTTGCGTCTAACATTGTGGACTCTGCTTATAGAGTCCCAAAGGAGCCATCTTCGACATCTTCTATGTGGTCTAACCATATGAAATTAGTAGGTGCATATGTGCAAAGTTCCAACAGCAACATGCTTGACTCAGGGGAGAGGCGCTATTCTAGTATGCGGATTCCAGCGACTTCTGCTGGCTATGATCAGCAGCCTGCCACTGTGCATGGATATCAGATTACTGCTTACCTTAATCAACTTGCGAAAGAAAGAGGATCTGATTATTTAAATGGGCAACTGGAGTCACCATCTCCTCGTTCTGTATCATCACTGACGTCAAACTATGCAGAACCATTGGCTCGTGTTTCGGGGCAAAAACCTCAGAGTGGAGTCAGTAGTCGAGCACCACCTGGTTTTGGAAATGTCCCTGTAGGCCGAAATAATTCGATGCAGCCCACTAACACTACTTCTGTCGACCATAGCTCTACTGAAACTGCTGAAAGCGTGGCTGGTTCAGCCAACTCTAAGAAGTACTACAGCTTGCCTGATATCTCAGGGCGCTATGTTCCTCGCCAAGATTCTATAGTGTCAGATGCGAGAGCTCAATGGTACAATTCCATGGGATTCGGACAATCTGGTGGTCGATCTACATACGAACAAGCCTATATGAGTGGTTCACTAAGGGCAGGTGGTCCTCAGAGGTATGAACATTCTCCTAAAGTCTGCAGAGATGCATTCTCCTTGCAGTACAGCTCCAATTCAGGGAATGGATCCCTGTGGTCTAGACAGCCTTTTGAGCAATTTGGTGTAGCTGGTAAGCCAGATGTTGGTAGCGGCGATCATGGAACTGTGCTGAGTTCCTCTGCTCAAGAGAGTACATCTACGGTTGACTTGGAAGCTAAGCTGCTTCAGTCTTTCAGAAGTTGTATTGTGAAACTTTTGAAACTGGAAGGATCTGAGTGGTTATTTAGGCAAGATGATGGGGCTGATGAGGATCTTATAGGTCGGATTGCTGCAAGAGAGAAATTTCTCTATGAAGCTGAAACTAGGGAGATAAGTAGATTGACCAACATTGGTGAATCACACTTCTCTTCCAACAGGAAACCCGGTTCTGCCCCAAAACCTGAAGAGATGGATTACACCAAGTTCTTGGTGATGTCAGTTCCCCACTGCGGAGAAGGTTGTGTTTGGAAAGTAGATCTGATTATAAGCTTCGGTGTGTGGTGCATTCACAGAATTCTTGAGCTTTCACTTATGGAAAGTAGGCCAGAGTTGTGGGGCAAATATACCTATGTTCTCAACCGTCTTCAG GGCATAGTAGATCTGGCATTTTCAAAGCCCCATTCTCCGACGAGCCATTGTTTTTGTCTTCAAATTCCGGCTGGCCGCCAGCAAAAGGCAAGCCCCCCTCCAATTTCTAATGGAAACTTGCCGCCACAAGCAAAACAGGGTCGAGGAAAATGCACGACTGCAGCAATGCTCTTAGAGATGATCAAAGACGTGGAGACAGCAATTTCCTGTCGAAAGGGACGAACGGGCACTGCAGCAGGGGATGTAGCCTTTCCTAAAGGAAAAGAGAACCTGGCATCCGTCCTCAAGCGCTATAAACGTCGATTATCCAATAAGCCGGTAGGAAACCAGGAGGTGGCTGGAGTCGCCGGACCGCGCAAAGTAACGCTGTCTGCCTCATCACCCCCTTTCGTCTTGTAA
- the EIN2 gene encoding ethylene-insensitive protein 2 (The RefSeq protein has 8 substitutions compared to this genomic sequence), which produces MESETLTREYRRPSMLQRVLSASVPMLLIAVGYVDPGKWAAMVDGGARFGFDLVMLVLLFNFAAILCQYLSACIALVTDRDLAQICSEEYDKVTCIFLGIQAEVSMIALDLTMVLGTAHGLNVVFGVDLFSCVFLTATGAILFPLLASLLDNGSAKFLCIGWASSVLLSYVFGVVITLPETPFSIGGVLNKFSGESAFALMSPLGASIMPHNFYLHSSIVQQGKESTELSRGALCQDHFFAIVFIFSGIFLVNYAAMNSAANVSYSTGLLLLTFQDTLSLLDQVFRSSVAPFTIMLVTFISNQVTPLTWDLGRQAVVHDLFGMDIPGWLHHVTIRVISIVPALYCVWSSGAEGLYQLLILTQVVVALVLPSSVIPLFRVASSRSIMGIHKISQLMEFLSLGTFIGLLGLKIIFVIEMIFGNSDWVNNLKWNIGSSVSTPYFFLLIAASLCLCLMLWLAVTPLKSASSRFDAQAFLQTHVPEPYSECNQLGASNAMFGLVEGSSQKQEGAFHVEKSLVSHPDLSTKDPDQLLPESLLDFEKVHQLATIDESKSETTFSAPAVVHPEVPVSAGASPSVKSVCNEVSGVVSVDTSVFNTETVDVAEKTLRIEGDMANDRDDGDSWEEPEEAIKGVSENAQSFISDGPGSYKSLSGKLEDTGSGTGSLSRLAGLGRAARRQLTEALNEFWGQLFDYHGVATAEAKSKKLDIILGLDSKMNPKPAPASLKVESSAYIPSGSARIPEPLINSHVYSPKQQFASNIVDSAYRVPKEPSSTSSMWSNHMKLVGAYVQSSNSNMLDSGERRYSSMRIPATSAGYDQQPATVHGYQITAYLNQLAKERGSDYLNGQLESPSPRSVSSLTSNYAEPLARVSGQKPQSGVSSRAPPGFGNVPVGRNNSMQPTNTTSVDHSSTETAESVAGSANSKKYYSLPDISGRYVPRQDSIVSDARAQWYNSMGFGQSGGRSTYEQAYMSGSLRAGGPQRYEHSPKVCRDAFSLQYSSNSGTGSLWSRQPFEQFGVAGKPDVGSGDHGTVLSSSAQESTSTVDLEAKLLQSFRSCIVKLLKLEGSEWLFRQDDGADEDLIGRIAAREKFLYEAETREISRLTNIGESHFSSNRKPGSAPKPEEMDYTKFLVMSVPHCGEGCVWKVDLIISFGVWCIHRILELSLMESRPELWGKYTYVLNRLQGIVDLAFSKPHSPTSHCFCLQIPAGRQQKASPPPISNGNLPPQAKQGRGKCTTAAMLLEMIKDVETAISCRKGRTGTAAGDVAFPKGKENLASVLKRYKRRLSNKPVGNQEVAGVAGPRKVTLSASSPPFVL; this is translated from the exons ATGGAGTCTGAAACTCTGACTAGAGAATATAGGCAGCCCAGCATGCTTCAGCGAGTACTTTCTGCTTCTGTGCCAATGCTGTTGATTGCAGTTGGCTATGTTGATCCTGGGAAATGGGCTGCAATGGTTGATGGAGGAGCCCGATTTGGGTTTGATTTGGTCATGCTAGTACTCTTGTTCAATTTTGCTGCCATTCTGTGCCAGTATCTGTCTGCTTGTATAGCCTTGGTTACAGACCGAGATCTTGCGCAG ATTTGCAGTGAAGAATATGACAAAGTTACATGCATATTCCTAGGAATTCAAGCTGAGGTTTCGATGATTGCTTTGGACCTCACAATG GTTTTGGGCACTGCCCATGGGCTTAATGTTGTGTTTGGAGTTGACCTGTTTAGCTGTGTTTTCCTGACTGCAACCGGTGCCATTTTGTTTCCACTGCTTGCTTCTCTCTTT GACAATGGCAGTGCAAAATTCTTATGTATTGGCTGGGCAAGCTCTGTACTGCTCTCTTATGTTTTTGGAGTGGTTATAACTCTACCTGAAACTCCATTCTCCATTGGTGGTGTGCTGAATAAGTTTAGTGGAGAGAGTGCATTTGCATTGATGAGTCTTCTTGGAGCAAGTATTATGCCTCACAATTTTTACCTCCATTCTTCTATTGTACAG CAAGGTAAGGAATCAACAGAGCTTTCCAGGGGAGCTCTGTGTCAGGACCATTTTTTTGCCATTGTTTTCATATTCAGTGGCATTTTCCTGGTCAACTATGCCGCGATGAATTCAGCAGCGAATGTGTCTTACAGTACTGGCCTTTTGTTGCTGACATTTCAGGACACATTGTCATTGCTCGATCAG GTTTTCAGAAGCTCAGTTGCACCATTCACCATAATGCTGGTTACATTTATTTCCAATCAAGTTACACCACTAACTTGGGATCTTGGTAGACAAGCAGTTGTGCATGACTTATTTGGAATGGACATCCCAGGCTGGCTTCATCATGTGACGATCAGAGTTATTTCCATTGTCCCAGCTCTTTATTGTGTATGGAGTTCAGGAGCTGAAGGCCTATATCAGTTACTTATACTGACACAGGTTGTGGTGGCTCTTGTCCTTCCATCTTCTGTCATACCCCTGTTCAGAGTTGCTTCTTCCAGATCAATTATGGGTATCCACAAAATTTCTCAGTTAATGGAGTTCTTATCTCTTGGCACATTTATTGGCTTACTTGGCCTAAAGATTATATTTGTCATAGAGATGATATTTGGAAATAGTGATTGGGTTAATAATTTGAAGTGGAATATTGGGAGTAGTGTGTCTACTCCATATGTTTTTCTCCTCATCGCAGCCTCTTTATGTCTTTGTCTGATGCTGTGGTTAGCAGTTACTCCTCTGAAATCTGCAAGTTCCAGGTTCGATGCTCAGGCGTTTCTGCAAACGCATGTGCCTGAGCCATATTCAGAGTGTAATCAACTTGGTGCGATTAATGCTATGTTTGGTCTAGTAGAAGGATCCTCCCAAAAGCAAGAAGGTGCATTTCATGTGGAAAAATCCTTGGTAACCCATCCAGATTTATCAACTAAAGATCCTGATCAACTCTTGCCAGAATCTCTCTTGGATTTTGAAAAGGTCCATCAGTTGGCTACTATTGATGAGAGCAAATCTGAAACAACATTTTCAGCTCCTGCTGTCGTTCATCCTGAGGTACCTGTATCAGCAGGAGCAAGTCCCAGTGTGAAAAGTGTTTGTAATGAGGTTTCTGGTGTTGTATCAGTGGATACCAGTGTCTTCAATACTGAAACTGTGGATGTCGCAGAGAAGACTCTCAGAATTGAAGGGGACATGGCAAATGACAGGGATGATGGAGATTCGTGGGAAGAGCCTGAAGAGGCAATCAAAGGAGTATCTGAGAACGCTCAATCTTTTATTTCTGATGGTCCGGGGTCATACAAAAGTCTAAGTGGAAAACTAGAGGACACGGGGAGTGGTACAGGAAGTCTATCAAGATTAGCAGGTCTTGGTCGTGCAGCTAGGAGGCAGTTAACAGAAGCTCTAAATGAGTTTTGGGGGCAGCTTTTTGATTACCATGGCATGGCAACAGCAGAAGCGAAGTCCAAGAAACTGGATATAATACTTGGTCTGGATTCAAAGATGAATCCAAAACCTGCCCCTGCATCATTAAAAGTTGAAAGCAGTGCGTATATTCCATCGGGGAGTGCAAGGATACCAGAGCCTCTGATCAACTCGCATGTGTACTCTCCCAAGCAGCAATTTGCGTCTAACATTGTGGACTCTGCTTATAGAGTCCCAAAGGAGCCATCTTCGACATCTTCTATGTGGTCTAACCATATGAAATTAGTAGGTGCATATGTGCAAAGTTCCAACAGCAACATGCTTGACTCAGGGGAGAGGCGCTATTCTAGTATGCGGATTCCAGCGACTTCTGCTGGCTATGATCAGCAGCCTGCCACTGTGCATGGATATCAGATTACTGCTTACCTTAATCAACTTGCGAAAGAAAGAGGATCTGATTATTTAAATGGGCAACTGGAGTCACCATCTCCTCGTTCTGTATCATCACTGACGTCAAACTATGCAGAACCATTGGCTCGTGTTTCGGGGCAAAAACCTCAGAGTGGAGTCAGTAGTCGAGCACCACCTGGTTTTGGAAATGTCCCTGTAGGCCGAAATAATTCGATGCAGCCCACTAACACTACTTCTGTCGACCATAGCTCTACTGAAACTGCTGAAAGCGTGGCTGGTTCAGCCAACTCTAAGAAGTACTACAGCTTGCCTGATATCTCAGGGCGCTATGTTCCTCGCCAAGATTCTATAGTGTCAGATGCGAGAGCTCAATGGTACAATTCCATGGGATTCGGACAATCTGGTGGTCGATCTACATACGAACAAGCCTATATGAGTGGTTCACTAAGGGCAGGTGGTCCTCAGAGGTATGAACATTCTCCTAAAGTCTGCAGAGATGCATTCTCCTTGCAGTACAGCTCCAATTCAGGGAATGGATCCCTGTGGTCTAGACAGCCTTTTGAGCAATTTGGTGTAGCTGGTAAGCCAGATGTTGGTAGCGGCGATCATGGAACTGTGCTGAGTTCCTCTGCTCAAGAGAGTACATCTACGGTTGACTTGGAAGCTAAGCTGCTTCAGTCTTTCAGAAGTTGTATTGTGAAACTTTTGAAACTGGAAGGATCTGAGTGGTTATTTAGGCAAGATGATGGGGCTGATGAGGATCTTATAGGTCGGATTGCTGCAAGAGAGAAATTTCTCTATGAAGCTGAAACTAGGGAGATAAGTAGATTGACCAACATTGGTGAATCACACTTCTCTTCCAACAGGAAACCCGGTTCTGCCCCAAAACCTGAAGAGATGGATTACACCAAGTTCTTGGTGATGTCAGTTCCCCACTGCGGAGAAGGTTGTGTTTGGAAAGTAGATCTGATTATAAGCTTCGGTGTGTGGTGCATTCACAGAATTCTTGAGCTTTCACTTATGGAAAGTAGGCCAGAGTTGTGGGGCAAATATACCTATGTTCTCAACCGTCTTCAG GGCATAGTAGATCTGGCATTTTCAAAGCCCCATTCTCCGACGAGCCATTGTTTTTGTCTTCAAATTCCGGCTGGCCGCCAGCAAAAGGCAAGCCCCCCTCCAATTTCTAATGGAAACTTGCCGCCACAAGCAAAACAGGGTCGAGGAAAATGCACGACTGCAGCAATGCTCTTAGAGATGATCAAAGACGTGGAGACAGCAATTTCCTGTCGAAAGGGACGAACGGGCACTGCAGCAGGGGATGTAGCCTTTCCTAAAGGAAAAGAGAACCTGGCATCCGTCCTCAAGCGCTATAAACGTCGATTATCCAATAAGCCGGTAGGAAACCAGGAGGTGGCTGGAGTCGCCGGACCGCGCAAAGTAACGCTGTCTGCCTCATCACCCCCTTTCGTCTTGTAA